One part of the Arabidopsis thaliana chromosome 1 sequence genome encodes these proteins:
- the TLP8 gene encoding tubby like protein 8 (tubby like protein 8 (TLP8); FUNCTIONS IN: sequence-specific DNA binding transcription factor activity; INVOLVED IN: regulation of transcription; LOCATED IN: cellular_component unknown; EXPRESSED IN: 20 plant structures; EXPRESSED DURING: 12 growth stages; CONTAINS InterPro DOMAIN/s: Tubby, C-terminal (InterPro:IPR000007); BEST Arabidopsis thaliana protein match is: tubby like protein 6 (TAIR:AT1G47270.2); Has 35333 Blast hits to 34131 proteins in 2444 species: Archae - 798; Bacteria - 22429; Metazoa - 974; Fungi - 991; Plants - 531; Viruses - 0; Other Eukaryotes - 9610 (source: NCBI BLink).), which yields MAGSRKVNDLLEENKGNVDTITGSLSTQKGEDKENVSPEKVSTSVETRKLDRALKSQSMKGNSGFPTEVTNFKSFSTGGRTALKQSSLQACMQKNSEVDKSSFGMKTWTSVDSEHSSSLKVWEFSDSEAAPASSWSTLPNRALLCKTLPLDVGRCTCLIVKEQSPEGLSHGSVYSLYTHEGRGRKDRKLAVAYHSRRNGKSIFRVAQNVKGLLCSSDESYVGSMTANLLGSKYYIWDKGVRVGSVGKMVKPLLSVVIFTPTITTWTGSYRRMRTLLPKQQPMQKNNNKQVQQASKLPLDWLENKEKIQKLCSRIPHYNKISKQHELDFRDRGRTGLRIQSSVKNFQLTLTVHFHNFKALIKNQSQES from the exons atggctGGTTCGAGAAAAGTGAATGATTTGTTGGAGGAAAATAAGGGAAATGTGGACACAATTACAGGGTCTTTATCCACTCAAAAGGGAGAGGATAAGGAGAATGTGTCGCCGGAGAAAGTCTCTACCTCTGTGGAAACTCGGAAACTAGATCGAGCTTTGAAGTCTCAATCGATGAAGGGTAACTCTGGGTTTCCAACGGAAGTtacaaatttcaaatctttctcAACTGGTGGTCGAACAGCTCTGAAGCAGTCATCACTGCAAGCGTGTATGCAGAAGAACAGTGAGGTTGATAAGAGTAGTTTCGGAATGAAAACTTGGACTAGTGTTGATTCAGAGCATTCAAGTTCGTTGAAAGTGTGGGAGTTTTCGGATTCTGAAGCTGCCCCTGCTTCCTCTTGGTCTACTTTGCCCAACAG GGCTTTGTTGTGCAAGACACTACCTTTGGATGTGGGAAGATGCACTTGTCTGATTGTGAAAGAACAATCACCTGAAGGCTTGAGCCACGGATCTGTATATTCACTTTATACACAT GAAGGTCGGGGGCGTAAAGACCGGAAGTTAGCAGTTGCTTACCATAGCCGACGTAATGGGAAATCTATATTTAGGGTGGCACAGAATGTTAAGGGATTGCTGTGCAGTTCGGATGAAAGTTATGTCGGTTCCATGACGGCTAATCTCTTGGGTTCCAAGTACTACATATGGGACAAG GGAGTTCGAGTTGGTTCTGTAGGTAAAATGGTGAAGCCGCTTCTTTCGGTTGTAAT ATTCACACCCACCATAACAACTTGGACAGGGAGCTACAGAAGAATGAGAACTTTGCTACCAAAGCAGCAGCCAATgcagaaaaacaacaataagcAG GTTCAACAAGCTAGTAAACTACCGCTTGATTGGCTTGAGAATAAGGAAAAAATTCAGAAGCTATGCTCAAGGATACCACATTACAACAAA ATCTCCAAGCAGCATGAGTTAGACTTCAGAGACAGAGGAAGAACAGGACTGAGAATACAGAGCTCGGTGAAGAACTTTCAGCTAACACTCACGGTGCATTTCCA
- the TLP8 gene encoding tubby like protein 8 yields MAGSRKVNDLLEENKGNVDTITGSLSTQKGEDKENVSPEKVSTSVETRKLDRALKSQSMKGNSGFPTEVTNFKSFSTGGRTALKQSSLQACMQKNSEVDKSSFGMKTWTSVDSEHSSSLKVWEFSDSEAAPASSWSTLPNRALLCKTLPLDVGRCTCLIVKEQSPEGLSHGSVYSLYTHEGRGRKDRKLAVAYHSRRNGKSIFRVAQNVKGLLCSSDESYVGSMTANLLGSKYYIWDKGVRVGSVGKMVKPLLSVVIFTPTITTWTGSYRRMRTLLPKQQPMQKNNNKQVNA; encoded by the exons atggctGGTTCGAGAAAAGTGAATGATTTGTTGGAGGAAAATAAGGGAAATGTGGACACAATTACAGGGTCTTTATCCACTCAAAAGGGAGAGGATAAGGAGAATGTGTCGCCGGAGAAAGTCTCTACCTCTGTGGAAACTCGGAAACTAGATCGAGCTTTGAAGTCTCAATCGATGAAGGGTAACTCTGGGTTTCCAACGGAAGTtacaaatttcaaatctttctcAACTGGTGGTCGAACAGCTCTGAAGCAGTCATCACTGCAAGCGTGTATGCAGAAGAACAGTGAGGTTGATAAGAGTAGTTTCGGAATGAAAACTTGGACTAGTGTTGATTCAGAGCATTCAAGTTCGTTGAAAGTGTGGGAGTTTTCGGATTCTGAAGCTGCCCCTGCTTCCTCTTGGTCTACTTTGCCCAACAG GGCTTTGTTGTGCAAGACACTACCTTTGGATGTGGGAAGATGCACTTGTCTGATTGTGAAAGAACAATCACCTGAAGGCTTGAGCCACGGATCTGTATATTCACTTTATACACAT GAAGGTCGGGGGCGTAAAGACCGGAAGTTAGCAGTTGCTTACCATAGCCGACGTAATGGGAAATCTATATTTAGGGTGGCACAGAATGTTAAGGGATTGCTGTGCAGTTCGGATGAAAGTTATGTCGGTTCCATGACGGCTAATCTCTTGGGTTCCAAGTACTACATATGGGACAAG GGAGTTCGAGTTGGTTCTGTAGGTAAAATGGTGAAGCCGCTTCTTTCGGTTGTAAT ATTCACACCCACCATAACAACTTGGACAGGGAGCTACAGAAGAATGAGAACTTTGCTACCAAAGCAGCAGCCAATgcagaaaaacaacaataagcAGGTAAATGCCTAA